The Ruania alba genome window below encodes:
- a CDS encoding 3-deoxy-7-phosphoheptulonate synthase, with the protein MTTTPTAERTDASTGDLRVRRMDPLPTPGEVLAELPLPTAAAELVASARADAADVLAGADDRLLVMVGPCSVHDPAAAIEYAHRLAGAAESYADDLVLVMRVYFEKPRTTTGWKGLINDPGLDGSYDIPRGLRLARQVLLDVLAAGVPAGCEFLETTSPQYIADTVSYGAIGARTVESQVHRQLASGLSMPVGFKNSSDGDVQVAVDACVAAAAPQAFLGVDTQARAALVETAGNPDSHVILRGGRRGPNYAPEHVRAAAEKLTAVGRAGVMVDASHGNSGKDHVRQAQVAAEIAEAVAAGETAVAGVMLESFLVEGRQEPAPSGLVYGQSVTDACMSWEVTEGVLEQLAAAARTRRGALRRRA; encoded by the coding sequence ATGACCACCACTCCCACCGCCGAGCGCACGGACGCCAGCACCGGCGACCTGCGGGTGCGCCGGATGGACCCGCTGCCCACCCCCGGTGAGGTGCTCGCCGAACTGCCACTGCCCACTGCGGCAGCCGAACTCGTGGCCAGCGCCCGGGCCGACGCCGCCGATGTGCTCGCAGGTGCCGACGACCGGCTGCTGGTGATGGTCGGACCGTGCAGCGTGCACGACCCTGCCGCCGCCATCGAGTACGCCCACCGACTGGCCGGCGCTGCCGAGAGCTACGCCGACGACCTGGTGCTGGTGATGCGGGTCTACTTCGAAAAGCCCCGCACCACCACCGGGTGGAAGGGCCTCATCAACGATCCCGGGCTAGACGGCTCCTACGACATTCCCCGGGGCCTTCGCCTGGCGCGGCAGGTGCTGCTGGACGTGCTCGCCGCAGGCGTGCCCGCCGGGTGCGAGTTCCTGGAGACTACCTCCCCGCAGTACATCGCCGACACTGTCAGCTACGGCGCGATCGGCGCCCGCACGGTGGAGTCGCAAGTGCACCGCCAGCTGGCCTCCGGGCTTTCCATGCCAGTGGGGTTCAAGAACTCCTCCGACGGCGATGTGCAGGTGGCCGTGGACGCGTGCGTGGCCGCTGCCGCACCGCAGGCGTTCCTGGGCGTGGACACGCAGGCCCGGGCGGCGCTCGTGGAGACCGCGGGCAACCCGGACTCGCACGTGATCCTGCGCGGTGGGCGCCGCGGACCGAACTACGCCCCCGAGCACGTCCGCGCTGCCGCGGAGAAGCTCACTGCGGTGGGCCGTGCCGGGGTGATGGTGGACGCCAGTCACGGCAATTCTGGCAAGGACCATGTGCGACAGGCACAGGTGGCCGCCGAGATCGCCGAGGCCGTTGCCGCGGGGGAGACCGCCGTGGCCGGGGTGATGCTGGAGAGCTTCCTCGTGGAAGGACGGCAGGAGCCTGCACCGAGTGGTCTGGTCTACGGGCAGTCGGTCACCGACGCCTGCATGTCCTGGGAGGTGACCGAAGGCGTGCTGGAGCAGCTCGCGGCCGCTGCACGGACGCGCCGAGGTGCGCTCCGCCGTCGGGCATAG
- a CDS encoding nuclear transport factor 2 family protein, translated as MTAVSVPEPVGSFIETVNAHDENGFLEAFTTDGFVDDWGRVFTGRDQIKGWSDKEFIGATGVLTPTSVTVDGDLITVVGDWRSTHANGLSRFEFRVSGDQLASMTIREG; from the coding sequence ATGACCGCAGTGTCCGTGCCCGAACCTGTCGGCTCGTTCATCGAGACCGTCAACGCCCACGACGAGAACGGCTTTCTGGAGGCCTTCACCACGGACGGCTTCGTGGACGACTGGGGCCGGGTCTTCACGGGCCGCGACCAGATCAAGGGCTGGAGCGACAAGGAGTTCATCGGAGCGACCGGGGTGCTGACCCCAACCTCGGTGACCGTGGACGGCGACCTGATCACCGTGGTGGGCGACTGGCGCAGCACCCACGCCAACGGGTTGTCCCGCTTCGAGTTCCGGGTCTCCGGGGACCAGCTGGCCTCGATGACCATTCGCGAGGGCTGA
- a CDS encoding low temperature requirement protein A, giving the protein MSVLARPQSRRSEVGPAELFFDLVYVFAIIQLSHLLLHHLSWQGAAETVIVFAALWWGWNYTAWAMNWLDPRRTGVHLFTGVLMLASLAMAVAIPHAFGDKAWLFVAGYLVAGVLRPVVMMVVYRGQQLATNYRMLLLWTLGAGVFWVAGVFVEPNLRLWIWLLAVLIDYAAPAANFRVPGVGAAPMHLWDTDAEHLAERNRLVFIIALGESILLMGGAVVDAGDLTGGLALSLLLGFAGLFVLWWNYFALAGHEVEGARSTTAALRSAFAYAHAFMVLGAILFAVSVELRLSHEHLTPTVVIVTVAGPLVYLVGNLLYLGSRFGRLARSRFVAMAALVLIGVVGVLTAEQFPPLLLSLSVLAVTGGLAALTAYSRRSG; this is encoded by the coding sequence ATGTCCGTGCTCGCTCGCCCGCAGTCGCGCCGCTCCGAGGTCGGTCCCGCTGAGCTGTTCTTCGACCTCGTGTACGTCTTCGCGATCATCCAGCTCTCCCACCTGCTCCTCCACCACCTCTCTTGGCAGGGCGCCGCGGAGACGGTGATTGTGTTCGCCGCGCTCTGGTGGGGCTGGAACTACACCGCCTGGGCGATGAACTGGCTCGATCCCCGGCGTACCGGCGTGCACCTGTTCACCGGGGTGCTGATGCTCGCCTCGCTTGCGATGGCGGTGGCGATCCCGCACGCGTTCGGTGACAAGGCGTGGCTGTTCGTGGCCGGCTACCTGGTGGCCGGGGTGCTCCGCCCGGTGGTGATGATGGTGGTCTACCGGGGCCAGCAGCTCGCCACCAACTACCGGATGCTGCTGCTGTGGACGCTCGGGGCGGGCGTCTTCTGGGTGGCGGGGGTGTTCGTCGAGCCGAACCTGCGGCTGTGGATCTGGTTGCTGGCGGTGCTGATCGACTACGCGGCACCGGCGGCGAACTTCCGCGTGCCGGGCGTGGGCGCGGCGCCGATGCACCTGTGGGACACCGACGCCGAGCACCTCGCCGAACGCAACCGCCTGGTCTTCATCATCGCGCTGGGGGAGTCCATCCTGCTGATGGGTGGCGCGGTCGTGGACGCCGGGGACCTCACCGGAGGGCTCGCGCTGAGCCTGCTGCTCGGCTTCGCAGGCCTGTTCGTGCTGTGGTGGAACTACTTCGCGCTCGCCGGCCATGAGGTGGAGGGGGCGAGGAGCACGACGGCGGCCCTGCGCTCCGCTTTCGCGTACGCCCACGCGTTCATGGTGCTGGGTGCGATCCTGTTCGCCGTCTCCGTGGAGTTGCGGCTCTCCCACGAGCACCTCACCCCGACGGTGGTGATCGTGACCGTGGCCGGTCCGCTGGTGTATCTGGTGGGCAACCTGCTCTACCTCGGCTCGCGATTCGGACGACTGGCCCGGTCCCGGTTCGTGGCGATGGCGGCGCTGGTGCTGATCGGAGTGGTGGGTGTGCTCACTGCGGAGCAGTTCCCGCCCCTGCTGCTGAGCCTGTCCGTGCTCGCCGTCACCGGGGGCCTGGCCGCGCTGACGGCGTACAGTCGCCGCTCTGGCTGA
- a CDS encoding NUDIX hydrolase translates to MPVPDFVLELRRHVGTAPLWLSGVSAVVVDPDGRILLGRRTDTGRWAVVSGILDPGEQPAVAAVREVAEETGIHAEVESLVSVHSGEEITYPNGDRASYLDLTFLCRYRSGQARVGDDESLEVGWFRPDGLPEDLQETSRQRIADALGYDPAVGPRFIR, encoded by the coding sequence ATGCCAGTCCCCGACTTCGTTCTCGAGTTGCGCCGCCACGTGGGCACGGCACCGTTGTGGCTCTCCGGCGTGAGTGCGGTGGTGGTCGATCCTGACGGGCGGATCCTGCTCGGACGGCGCACCGACACCGGCCGGTGGGCCGTGGTCAGCGGCATCCTCGACCCGGGCGAGCAGCCCGCCGTCGCCGCAGTCCGGGAGGTGGCCGAGGAGACCGGGATCCACGCCGAGGTCGAGTCGTTGGTGTCCGTGCACAGTGGCGAGGAGATCACCTACCCGAACGGGGACCGGGCGAGCTACCTGGATCTGACCTTCCTGTGCCGCTACCGCTCCGGCCAGGCGCGGGTGGGCGACGACGAGTCCCTCGAGGTGGGTTGGTTCCGGCCGGACGGCCTCCCGGAGGACCTGCAAGAGACGTCCCGCCAGCGCATCGCCGACGCTCTCGGCTACGACCCGGCCGTCGGGCCCCGCTTCATCCGCTGA